From Chloroflexota bacterium, a single genomic window includes:
- a CDS encoding trypsin-like peptidase domain-containing protein: MNLRRFVLTLAIAAGLALTVAACDGDSLAPEISTGGPTASLVATTATASLPAPTAGVAIPSPTATAPAVSNTPTAAGQAPTATSTPEAADFTLAGEDLRRAVTIPDLVDLARPSVVHIATEVATSDTSGPARPGGGVGTGFIISADGYIVTNNHVVAGADRVVVTFPPPEAAATDASETNGTPGANRRHLDHAADAEIVGRDPQTDLAVLRVDVEGLTPLALGTSADLRIGEVVVAIGHALDLPGGPTVTAGVVSAIGRVLTNIGPQRLTLSDLIQTDASINPGNSGGPLLNLYGEVVGVNSAGAGAAEGIGFAIAIDNAKLVIDTLIEDGVVTRGFMGIRSATITPAIARQFDLPVNHGLYIQAITVGSGADQSDLEPGDIIVGINDESVGDIGELGRILAKYGPGSTVTVWYLRTDAGDDPQRTEVTLGERPDR; this comes from the coding sequence ATGAATCTCCGGCGATTTGTCCTGACGCTTGCAATCGCCGCCGGCCTCGCGCTGACCGTCGCCGCGTGCGACGGCGATAGCCTGGCGCCCGAAATCTCAACTGGCGGCCCCACGGCGAGCCTTGTCGCGACCACGGCGACCGCAAGCCTTCCCGCGCCGACGGCGGGGGTGGCAATCCCCAGCCCGACGGCGACTGCCCCGGCGGTGTCCAACACGCCAACCGCCGCCGGCCAGGCACCGACGGCGACGTCGACGCCGGAGGCGGCTGATTTCACTCTCGCCGGCGAAGACCTGCGACGTGCCGTGACGATTCCGGACCTCGTCGATCTCGCGCGCCCGTCGGTCGTCCATATCGCGACCGAGGTCGCCACGAGCGATACCAGTGGACCGGCCAGGCCCGGCGGCGGCGTTGGCACCGGGTTCATCATCAGCGCCGACGGCTATATCGTCACCAACAACCACGTGGTGGCGGGCGCCGATCGCGTCGTGGTGACGTTCCCGCCTCCCGAAGCCGCAGCGACTGACGCAAGCGAAACGAATGGTACGCCAGGCGCGAATCGCCGCCACCTCGACCATGCAGCGGATGCGGAAATCGTCGGACGCGATCCGCAGACGGACCTGGCCGTGCTTCGCGTCGACGTGGAAGGGCTCACGCCGCTGGCGCTGGGCACCTCGGCGGATCTGCGAATCGGTGAAGTCGTGGTTGCCATTGGCCACGCACTGGACCTTCCCGGCGGACCCACCGTCACAGCTGGGGTCGTCAGTGCCATTGGACGGGTGCTCACCAACATCGGACCGCAACGCCTCACCCTCAGCGATCTCATCCAGACCGACGCCTCGATCAATCCAGGCAACAGCGGCGGGCCGCTGCTGAATCTCTACGGCGAGGTCGTCGGCGTGAATTCGGCGGGCGCGGGCGCCGCCGAGGGAATCGGATTCGCCATCGCTATCGACAACGCCAAGCTGGTGATCGACACCTTGATCGAGGACGGCGTGGTCACGCGGGGCTTCATGGGCATTCGGTCAGCCACCATTACGCCCGCCATTGCGCGACAGTTCGACCTGCCGGTCAACCATGGCTTGTACATCCAGGCCATCACCGTGGGCTCTGGCGCGGACCAATCCGACCTGGAGCCCGGCGACATCATCGTCGGCATCAACGATGAATCCGTCGGCGACATCGGCGAACTGGGTCGAATTCTGGCAAAGTACGGACCTGGCAGTACCGTGACGGTCTGGTACCTGAGGACGGACGCGGGAGACGATCCCCAACGAACCGAAGTCACGCTGGGCGAGCGGCCCGATCGCTAA
- a CDS encoding replication-associated recombination protein A has translation MADDLFQHASREAIEAEAPLAARMRPRRLEEIVGQRHLLAPESSLRASIERDAIWSAILWGPPGSGKTTLARLAASATRRRFVQLSAVTSGVRDLRDAVVEAREQRALHQRRTVVFIDEIHRFNKAQQDALLPHVEDGTIVLWGATTENPYTSVNAPLLSRVRVLRLEPLSRDDLRAIVQRAVEDDDRGLGESGLTFDPTAVNAIVAGAGGDARTALNWTEAAALHATMLGEATVDATTVRQAVLERGVRYDRAGDDHYDTISAFIKSVRGSDPDAAILWLAKMLRAGEAPEFIARRLVILASEDIGNADPHGLPIATAAAAAVERVGLPEGRYALAQATIYLACAPKSNAAGRALDAAEDAIAAGADLEVPAHLRNTPPRGPHEVDANYLFPHDYPGNYVKQSYAPPSMREHRFYDGRGSGRESELWRRLRNRRDDDSDDDPDESVPDPSP, from the coding sequence ATGGCTGACGATCTATTCCAACACGCCTCGCGCGAGGCCATCGAGGCCGAAGCCCCGCTCGCGGCACGCATGCGGCCGCGCAGACTTGAGGAGATTGTCGGTCAGCGCCACCTGCTGGCGCCCGAGTCGTCGCTGCGTGCGTCGATCGAGCGCGACGCCATATGGTCCGCCATCCTCTGGGGACCACCAGGGTCCGGCAAGACCACCCTGGCGCGGCTTGCGGCCTCGGCCACCCGCCGGCGCTTCGTCCAACTCAGCGCGGTTACCTCGGGCGTCCGGGACCTTCGCGACGCCGTCGTCGAGGCCCGCGAGCAGCGGGCCTTGCACCAGCGCCGCACCGTCGTGTTCATCGACGAGATCCACCGCTTCAACAAGGCCCAGCAGGATGCGCTGCTGCCCCACGTTGAAGACGGCACCATCGTCCTCTGGGGCGCGACCACAGAGAATCCCTACACCAGCGTCAATGCGCCCCTGCTTTCGCGCGTTCGGGTGCTGCGACTGGAGCCGCTCTCACGCGACGACTTGCGCGCCATCGTGCAACGGGCCGTCGAGGACGACGATCGCGGTCTCGGGGAGTCCGGGCTCACTTTCGATCCGACGGCCGTCAATGCCATCGTCGCGGGCGCCGGCGGCGACGCGCGGACCGCGCTGAATTGGACCGAGGCCGCCGCCTTGCACGCCACGATGCTGGGCGAGGCCACCGTGGACGCCACAACCGTTCGCCAAGCCGTGCTGGAGCGGGGCGTCCGCTACGACCGCGCCGGCGACGACCACTACGACACGATCTCCGCCTTCATCAAGAGCGTCCGCGGATCCGATCCGGACGCCGCGATTCTCTGGCTCGCCAAGATGCTGCGAGCCGGCGAGGCGCCCGAGTTCATTGCGCGGCGACTGGTAATTCTGGCCTCGGAGGACATCGGCAACGCCGATCCGCACGGACTCCCGATCGCAACCGCCGCCGCGGCCGCGGTTGAGCGCGTGGGATTGCCCGAAGGTCGCTACGCGCTGGCGCAGGCGACGATCTATCTCGCCTGCGCGCCCAAGAGCAACGCCGCCGGACGCGCCCTCGACGCCGCCGAGGACGCGATCGCCGCGGGCGCGGACCTCGAAGTCCCCGCGCACTTGCGCAACACGCCACCGCGGGGGCCGCACGAGGTGGACGCGAACTACCTATTTCCGCACGATTATCCGGGAAATTATGTCAAGCAGTCGTACGCGCCGCCCTCAATGCGGGAACATCGCTTCTACGACGGCCGCGGCTCAGGTCGCGAGTCGGAGCTTTGGCGACGCCTACGAAACCGTCGCGACGACGACTCCGACGACGATCCGGACGAAAGCGTGCCGGACCCGTCGCCCTAG
- a CDS encoding TIM barrel protein has product MKLGLSQASYRWVAYPWLRTDSATYRYSTGRLPYFESLDPPETAGDLPTWMIERACVHGLTALYMDPGWFGDEAGARRIGETMRDAGIEYFGIAVPDLPADADAWGATDMAARRGARDATSYRLAETANGWTGGTEFQRCVRAIELSAAAGATIVNVVHREAGLRHRFIDDPPLAQQIDAMIRNLTSLIPIAEELGIVLTTESHMDYRVADYVQVMEAVASPWLRHNFDFANSISVVEDPLDAARLAAPYTVMTHIKDMRVQPYTLIGEPRFFNSPIGEGDVPVLEILEVLQKGAPDPDNLQHCVEVLAPPEHDAEAWIVASLDWLREHAAPYFA; this is encoded by the coding sequence ATGAAGCTCGGACTCTCCCAAGCAAGCTATCGCTGGGTGGCGTATCCCTGGCTGCGAACCGACAGCGCGACCTACCGGTACTCGACTGGCCGTTTGCCCTATTTCGAGTCGCTGGACCCGCCGGAGACGGCAGGTGATTTGCCCACCTGGATGATCGAGCGGGCGTGCGTGCACGGGCTTACGGCGCTCTACATGGACCCCGGCTGGTTCGGCGACGAGGCCGGCGCCCGCCGCATTGGCGAAACCATGCGCGACGCGGGAATCGAGTATTTCGGCATCGCCGTTCCGGATCTCCCGGCCGACGCCGACGCCTGGGGCGCCACGGACATGGCCGCGCGGCGCGGCGCCCGCGACGCGACGTCCTACCGGCTGGCCGAGACGGCAAATGGATGGACTGGTGGCACCGAGTTTCAGCGGTGCGTGCGGGCCATCGAGCTTTCCGCGGCCGCGGGGGCGACCATCGTCAACGTGGTCCACCGCGAGGCCGGGTTGCGCCACCGGTTCATCGACGACCCGCCGCTGGCCCAGCAGATCGACGCGATGATTCGCAACCTGACGTCGCTCATCCCCATTGCCGAAGAGCTAGGCATCGTCCTGACCACCGAATCGCACATGGACTACCGTGTCGCCGACTACGTACAGGTGATGGAGGCCGTCGCGTCGCCCTGGCTGCGCCACAACTTCGACTTCGCCAACTCGATTTCCGTCGTTGAGGATCCGCTCGACGCCGCGCGGCTGGCCGCGCCCTACACCGTGATGACGCACATCAAGGACATGCGCGTGCAGCCCTACACGCTGATCGGCGAGCCCAGGTTCTTCAACTCGCCCATCGGGGAAGGCGACGTGCCGGTGCTCGAAATCCTCGAGGTGCTGCAGAAGGGCGCCCCGGACCCCGACAATCTGCAGCACTGCGTGGAGGTGCTCGCGCCACCCGAGCACGACGCCGAAGCGTGGATCGTCGCCAGCCTGGACTGGCTGCGTGAGCACGCCGCGCCATACTTTGCGTAG
- a CDS encoding sugar phosphate isomerase/epimerase: MKLGISQACYRWMAYPDMRRDRPIFLQDEWRLPYLQTLDPPDPDEPIENWLLDRVESLGVESLYVASRTFAGRAAAQAFRERAESAGVMFVGNAAFNVAASAEEWEGGEYHSTIQQIWRSAWGGATVAAAVHNQAVRHNHFTKDPPIEVQLERAEANFRSLLPVCAEYGVVLAWENHIDYRLSEVVQVVEAIDSPWLRINLDTANPIAVIEDPMDGARLAAKYAVNMHLKDMRIQPATGTGEAQVSWAPLGRGHVPILEILDLVQAEAADPDNMPVCVEVAPPPDHDPDVWVRASIEWLRAERGHLFEST; this comes from the coding sequence ATGAAGCTCGGCATCTCGCAGGCGTGCTATCGGTGGATGGCCTATCCGGACATGCGCCGTGACCGCCCGATCTTCCTCCAGGACGAGTGGCGGCTGCCTTACCTGCAAACGCTGGACCCGCCGGACCCGGACGAGCCCATCGAGAACTGGCTCCTGGATCGAGTGGAGTCCCTGGGCGTGGAGTCGCTGTATGTGGCGTCGCGAACGTTTGCCGGGCGCGCGGCGGCGCAGGCCTTTCGCGAACGCGCAGAGTCCGCCGGGGTGATGTTCGTGGGCAACGCGGCCTTCAACGTCGCCGCCAGCGCCGAAGAGTGGGAGGGCGGGGAGTATCACTCCACCATCCAGCAAATCTGGCGCAGTGCCTGGGGCGGCGCCACGGTGGCGGCGGCGGTGCACAACCAGGCGGTGCGGCACAACCACTTCACCAAGGACCCGCCGATCGAGGTCCAACTGGAGCGGGCGGAAGCCAACTTCCGATCGCTGCTGCCGGTTTGCGCCGAGTACGGCGTGGTGCTGGCCTGGGAAAACCACATCGACTATCGCCTGTCCGAGGTCGTGCAGGTGGTCGAGGCCATCGACTCGCCGTGGCTGCGAATCAATCTCGATACGGCCAACCCCATCGCCGTGATCGAGGACCCGATGGACGGCGCGCGGCTGGCGGCCAAGTACGCCGTGAACATGCACCTCAAGGACATGCGCATCCAGCCGGCCACCGGCACCGGTGAGGCGCAGGTGTCCTGGGCCCCACTGGGACGCGGTCACGTCCCGATTCTCGAGATTCTCGACCTGGTGCAAGCCGAGGCGGCGGACCCGGACAACATGCCGGTGTGCGTCGAGGTTGCGCCGCCGCCGGACCACGATCCCGACGTGTGGGTGCGGGCCAGCATCGAGTGGCTGCGCGCTGAGCGCGGGCACTTGTTCGAGTCGACATGA